CTTGTACGTTACGGCTGGAATGCCCATTGTATAATCTGCGTGGACACTTGCGAGATTGTTCACTTCGTTGGCGGGAAGCCAAATGCCGCCGTATTTGTCCAATACCCTCTTTGCTTTCCATTTCAGGTTGTATGCATATTTGCTCAAGATGATGTTGACCCACGTGGTGCATTGATAATATTGGATGATTCCCCTGATCGTTGCGTTGACGACATTGATTTCATGGATGAGAGCTTCTTTGTTCTTGCAGCGTTTCAGGGTATTCAATTTCTGGTGGAGTTCCCTCGCTTTGCTTTTCAGCCGAGTTCGGTCGGGCATGGTTCGCGTCACATAGCCGGTTCGTGATTTGCCTTTGATCATCTTGCATTCACAGCCGAGGAAATGGATCGGCTTCTCTCGGACGTTGGTGATGACTGTCTTCTCTACCGATAATGCCAGTTTGAGATTCGATCGTAAGTAATTGCTGATTCGTTGTTTCCATTTCTCCGCATTCCGTTTGGTGTCGGTCGCGAGTATCCAGTCATCGGCGTAGCGAACGAGATAAGCAGGCTTGAGGCGGCTCCTTTTCTTGAGGGCTTCCTGCTGAGTGCTTGGCGTTGCATACGTCTGTTTGGTTTTCTTGTTTTCCCATTCCCGGGTCACCCACTGATCGAACGAGTGGAGATACACGTTGGCAAGTAGCGGTGAGATGATGCCCCCCTGTACCGTTCCCAGCGGGTTGATCTGAATTTCATCCATGATTCCCGTTTTGAGCATCGCTTTGATGATCATAAGCACTCGTTGATCGCGTATTCCCATGCCGTATAATTGTTTACACAGTTTGTTGTGGTTGACGCAATCGAAGAATTTGGAAATATCTCCTTCTACGATCCAGGGGTATCCCGTGACATAGAGGATTCGCGTCGTTCTTTCCAGTGCCATATGCGCATCCCGCATCGGGCGGAATCCGTAAGAATGCTTAAAGAATTGCGCTTCCATGATCGGTTCCAGAATGATTCTTACACATTCCTGTACGATGCGGTCGATGATGGCGGGCACGGTCAGTGCAAATTACACAATCATTCAGTCAGTCTTTGGGATTTCTAACAATTACCCACCCTTTCCACCCCCTTCACGATCAATCGTTTCAAATTTTAAAAGTGAAAGAAGTAAATGGAACCCGCATGTACTCCATTCATACCGATTCGGGTATTGTTTGTATCCCTGAATCCTGGACCGATCGTCACTTGCCTTCGATTCAGGCTATTTCCCGTGCTCCTAACTCCCCACTTTACCTAGGGACTCTAAAAGAATTAATTGATTTCATTAAGAGAAAGGATGATCTCCAAACTCGTAAGAATATTATGATTGACAACTTGTCCCATATGGAGGTATTTTCTTAATATGAATACTACTGATAAGAAATCAAGACCCTATCGTCAAGAATCGACTGAACAACTATTAACTCGTAGTCAACAAATAGTAGAGTCCTTATTTGATCCTAGCCAGATCCTTCGCGGTTCTCTTATCACACGCAACATCAAATGTGGTAAATCGGCCTGTCGCTGTTCCACCGGTGAAGGCCATCCTAGTTTCTACCTATCTACTATCCATCAGGGACGCACCCGACTCGATTATGTCCCGGCTTCCTGGGAGCCATGGGTACGTGAAAGATTAGACAATTATCATATCTTGCAGGAACTTATCGTAGAACTGACAGAAATCAACCTAGAGCTTTTACGCCGTCGTGAAAAAAGCGAGTTCCTGCAGAAATAATTCTGGAGGGGATTGTATGTCTAGTTCTGCTTTAGCTGCTTTAGTGGGTAACGACAGCAACAAGGTAGAAGAATTCGTTTCTGTGTTCGCGAATATGCTGAGCTCATTCATAGCGGCATGGCATGGGGAGGAGGAAATAGCAAATGAATCAGACGATATCGTCCATGAAAGTACATCCACAACACCTGGATCGGAAAGCACTGATCTACATTCGCCAGTCGACCTTAGCTCAAGTCCGATTTCACAGGGAGAGCACGGAGCGACAGTATGCCCTTCAGGAGAAGGCTCTGAGTCTGGGGTGGACACAGGATCAAATTCAACTGATCGACGAGGATTTAGGTTTATCCGGTGGGCAAGGTTCCAAAAGGCAAGGATTTCAACGACTTGTAGCCCAGGTCTCACTCGGGGAAGTAGGTGCGATTTTTGGTCTCGAAGTTTCTCGCCTGGCTCGTTCTTCCGCAGACTTATTGCGCCTACTCGAACTGTGCAGTATATTCGACACCATCGTAGTGGATGAAGACGGCATCTATGACTTGAGTGATTTCAATGATCGTCTCATTTTGGGTTTTAAGGGTACGATGAGTGAAGCAGAGTTACACTTTTTGCGCTCACGTCTCATTGGTGGGAAGAAGAATAAAGCCCATAAAGGAGAGCTGCGCTTTCCCTTACCCGTAGGCTATTGTCACGATGTGGACGGCAACACCGTGATTGACCCGGATGAGGAGGTACAGAATGCCGTGCGTCATATCTTTACTGCCTTTCGGGCAACAGGCAGTGCGTATGGTGTGGTTCAGTTTTTTTCGCAAAACCATCTTCGTTTTCCGAAAAGAGCATACGGTGGTGTTTGGGCAGGAAAGCTTATCTGGGGTACGTTAACCCACGGTCGTGTATTGGGGATACTCTATAACCCTGCTTATACGGGCGCTTATGTGTTTGGTCGCTACAAGGATCGAAAACAATTGGATGAGCAGGGCTTGTTTGTTCATCGCATCGTTCGTTTACCCAAAGACCAATGGGAGGTGCTTATTCACGACCATCATCCTGGGTATATTTCATGGTCAGAGTACGAAGAAAATCTCAAACAACTGCAGCAAAATCGAACAAACGCAGAAGTGAGTGGTCCAGCGAGGGAAGGGATTGCCCTACTTCAGGGAATCATCGTGTGCGGAAAGTGCGGTCGCCGCATGTCTGTTCGTTATACAGGAAATGGCGGGATCGCTCCACGGTATGAATGTAAAGCAAGATGGGAAAATGGCGATCGTGCCACTTGTTCTTCCCTTCGCTCTGAACCGGTAGATCAAGCCATTGCCGCCAGAGTTCTAGAGGCTGTACAACCTGCTCAACTTGAACTCGCCTTACGCTCATTCGACAAGGTTCTAAGCGAAGAAGATAAAGTGGAAACAAGTTGGAAACTTTCCTTGGAAAGAGCCCAGTATGAGGTGGATCGTGCACAACGCCAGTACGACCTTGCTGAACCGGAAAACCGATTAGTGACACGTGCCCTGGAAGCGAGGTGGAATGAAAAAATGGCGACACTCAACCAAATTCGTGAAGAATACGAGCATTACTGCTCAAGTCGTGCATGGCGACCGACAGAGCAAGATAAGCAAGATATTCTATCTTTAGCGGAAAACTTGCCACGTATTTGGCGTGCGACAACAACCGAGATAAAGGACCGTAAAAGAATCCTACGTCTATTAATCGAGGATGTCACTGTTTTTTGTGAGCCTGGTCAAGCGGATATTCGTTTAGGGATCCGCTGGCGCAATCAATGCCATGAGGTTGTTCACACGACCAAGCCCTTGCCGCATCACTTGGCGCGCAAGCATTCGATGGAGACGATTGATCGTATTCGAGAATTAGCCCGCGATATGACAGACACTCAAATTGCAGCACATTTCAACCAATCCGGATACCGAACTCCTGAAGGTAAGCCATTTACCACTGACTCTATTCAGTGGCTA
Above is a window of Fodinisporobacter ferrooxydans DNA encoding:
- a CDS encoding group II intron reverse transcriptase, translated to MPAIIDRIVQECVRIILEPIMEAQFFKHSYGFRPMRDAHMALERTTRILYVTGYPWIVEGDISKFFDCVNHNKLCKQLYGMGIRDQRVLMIIKAMLKTGIMDEIQINPLGTVQGGIISPLLANVYLHSFDQWVTREWENKKTKQTYATPSTQQEALKKRSRLKPAYLVRYADDWILATDTKRNAEKWKQRISNYLRSNLKLALSVEKTVITNVREKPIHFLGCECKMIKGKSRTGYVTRTMPDRTRLKSKARELHQKLNTLKRCKNKEALIHEINVVNATIRGIIQYYQCTTWVNIILSKYAYNLKWKAKRVLDKYGGIWLPANEVNNLASVHADYTMGIPAVTYKHANIGITSLAFCKWKKTQLKNPEESPFTIEGRKLYRERTGKTPLRARADELLSLHFSKIISKGATDKRYNFEYFLNRAYAYNRDKGKCRVCDEELQPFNLHIHHIDPHLPQASVNRVNNLAAVHEHCHRQIHSQEDYASLGKKIWKKILSFREKLNRLM
- a CDS encoding DUF5372 family protein gives rise to the protein MQITQSFSQSLGFLTITHPFHPLHDQSFQILKVKEVNGTRMYSIHTDSGIVCIPESWTDRHLPSIQAISRAPNSPLYLGTLKELIDFIKRKDDLQTRKNIMIDNLSHMEVFS
- a CDS encoding DUF6788 family protein, which produces MNTTDKKSRPYRQESTEQLLTRSQQIVESLFDPSQILRGSLITRNIKCGKSACRCSTGEGHPSFYLSTIHQGRTRLDYVPASWEPWVRERLDNYHILQELIVELTEINLELLRRREKSEFLQK
- a CDS encoding recombinase family protein yields the protein MNQTISSMKVHPQHLDRKALIYIRQSTLAQVRFHRESTERQYALQEKALSLGWTQDQIQLIDEDLGLSGGQGSKRQGFQRLVAQVSLGEVGAIFGLEVSRLARSSADLLRLLELCSIFDTIVVDEDGIYDLSDFNDRLILGFKGTMSEAELHFLRSRLIGGKKNKAHKGELRFPLPVGYCHDVDGNTVIDPDEEVQNAVRHIFTAFRATGSAYGVVQFFSQNHLRFPKRAYGGVWAGKLIWGTLTHGRVLGILYNPAYTGAYVFGRYKDRKQLDEQGLFVHRIVRLPKDQWEVLIHDHHPGYISWSEYEENLKQLQQNRTNAEVSGPAREGIALLQGIIVCGKCGRRMSVRYTGNGGIAPRYECKARWENGDRATCSSLRSEPVDQAIAARVLEAVQPAQLELALRSFDKVLSEEDKVETSWKLSLERAQYEVDRAQRQYDLAEPENRLVTRALEARWNEKMATLNQIREEYEHYCSSRAWRPTEQDKQDILSLAENLPRIWRATTTEIKDRKRILRLLIEDVTVFCEPGQADIRLGIRWRNQCHEVVHTTKPLPHHLARKHSMETIDRIRELARDMTDTQIAAHFNQSGYRTPEGKPFTTDSIQWLRYRYRIPGPSKQSNEWTVKEVALHFGVSTHVVYYWLNKGLLKATKIAPGWPWKIKLDEHTKRTLSDWISHSGHISKRSKT